The Priestia megaterium NBRC 15308 = ATCC 14581 region AAAAAAGAAGAAAGCACACAAAAGCATTCTGGAAAAGAAATGTATGTAGAAGCAACAGCTTATACAGCTAATTGTGCAGGCTGCAGCGGTGTAACAGCCACTGGACAAAATGTAAGTTCAGGCACTCATAAAATTATTGCGGTAGATCCATCCGTTATTCCATTAGGTTCAAAAGTATACGTAGAAGGATACGGAGTGGCAACAGCAGGTGATACGGGCGGTGCGATTAAAGGATATCGAATTGACGTATTAGTACCTTCCGAGTCAGCTGCAAAAGCATTTGGACGTCGTACAGTGAAAATTACGGTGTTAAATTAACGAAATAGACTGAGACAAAAGCAGTTTAGTTGAAGAAAGATCCGAACGAGTAATCGTTCGGATCTTTTCATTGTATTGGTGAGCAAGTTGCTAGCTAATCTATGCTCTTTTCGTTACCATACAATAAAGTAAATGGAAGAAAAGGAGTGGGTAAAATGAAAGTAGTGGATCCAGCGGTACAAAGTGCAAAAGACAATTATCATTTGCTAACAGGTGTCGTCATTCCTCGGCCAATTGCGTTTATTACAAGTCAAAATGATGACGGTGTAGTGAATGCCGCGCCGTTCAGTTTTTTTAATGTAGTTGCGGCAGAGCCTCCGCTGATTGCCGTTTCGGTTTCGAGAAGTGAAGGTCAAATGACGAAAGATACGGCCAAAAATATTAGTGCATCTAAAGAATTTGTAGTTCATCTTGTAGACGAAAGCTTAGTGGAACAAGTGAATCAAGCGGCATCTTCTTATCCTTCTTCCGTGAGTGAAGTCGAAGAAACAGGGTTAACACTAGCACCCAGCAAAAAAGTGCAGGTTCCCGGAATTCAAGAAGCAAGCAT contains the following coding sequences:
- a CDS encoding flavin reductase family protein → MKVVDPAVQSAKDNYHLLTGVVIPRPIAFITSQNDDGVVNAAPFSFFNVVAAEPPLIAVSVSRSEGQMTKDTAKNISASKEFVVHLVDESLVEQVNQAASSYPSSVSEVEETGLTLAPSKKVQVPGIQEASIRMECKLHQIVPLGTDEAYSSDLFIGEVVMFHISEKVIENDRVSAERVKPVSRLAGSNYSKLGQLFSLERPK